One Setaria italica strain Yugu1 chromosome I, Setaria_italica_v2.0, whole genome shotgun sequence DNA window includes the following coding sequences:
- the LOC101782194 gene encoding prolyl-tRNA synthetase associated domain-containing protein 1: MGYTKDQLLARLQELKIDFTCYDHPVVLTVEEQAKHVGHLGGALSKNLLLKDKKHRLYVVSALAGTKVDMKILSQRLGLGKGGLRMAPEENLLQVLQVPLGCVTPFALINESASTVSLLLDQGFKSKQSCYFHPLTNDVTIALSSSNLDKFLISIGKQPAYVNLEDTPAVGKDSPPDLAHLVPSGIPNSSEQPVENTTPTNVPHQNNVPKETEVKVKPKVQSKGPETSQNKVDKPTNATSVDKFVNDVFDIISPLLLSEALKKLDVKKEELSSIIDGIRGRAAPDLESITTSLKNASYTSGFHAGSESMLNHVLNARPSRN; encoded by the exons ATGGGGTACACGAAGGACCAGCTCCTCGCGCGCCTCCAG GAGCTCAAGATTGACTTCACATGCTATGATCACCCTGTTGTGTTGACAGTGGAGGAACAG GCGAAACATGTTGGCCATTTAGGAGGTGCTCTGAGTAAAAATTTGCTCTTGAAG GACAAGAAGCATCGGTTATATGTTGTTTCTGCCCTCGCTGGCACCAAAGTCGACATGAAAA TTCTTTCCCAACGTCTTGGTTTGGGAAAAGGCGGTCTGCGAATGGCTCCTGAGGAAAATCTTCTACAAGTACTTCAG GTGCCCTTAGGGTGTGTTACCCCCTTTGCATTAATAAATGAGTCTGCAAG TACCGTTTCACTATTACTTGATCAAGGTTTCAAGTCTAAACAGAGCTGCTACTTCCATCCACTGACAAATGATGTGACAATTG CTCTTAGCTCAAGCAATCTGGACAAGTTTCTCATCTCCATTGGGAAACAACCGGCATATGTGAACTTAGAG GATACACCAGCTGTGGGTAAGGATAGTCCTCCTGATTTAGCACATCTGGTTCCATCTGGTATCCCAAATTCCTCAGAACAACCAGTTGAGAACACTACACCTACTAATGTTCCTCATCAAAATAATGTGCCCAAAGAGACAG AAGTGAAGGTTAAGCCTAAAGTTCAGAGCAAGGGCCCAGAAACATCGCAGAACAAAGTAGATAAACCTACCAACGCTACCAGTGTTGACAAATTTGTAAATGATGTGTTTGACATCATCTCCCCATTGTTGTTGTCTGAG GCATTGAAGAAATTGGATGTTAAGAAGGAAGAGCTTTCCTCGATCATAGATGGCATTAGGGGACGGGCTGCCCCAGATTTGGAGAGTATAACG ACGAGTCTGAAGAATGCATCATACACCTCAGGGTTTCACGCTGGTTCCGAAAGCATGTTGAACCATGTTTTAAACGCCCGACCCTCTCGAAACTAA
- the LOC101782598 gene encoding ethylene-responsive transcription factor ERF014 — MVKGGAQLQDAAVDGAAGNAAAAAARQQGAGKRQYKGVRMRSWGSWVSEIRAPNQKTRIWLGSYSTAEAAARAYDAALLCLKGSAADLNFPVPLPFHIPAAAMSPKSIQRVAAAAAANAGCSPLQPGAGGPYYSGAAAINATTPPCSYGDASSGASSPETGNTGQYYEMAHDDIDMTGDADLAALADIEAFFQSPKCMEYAMMDPCSSFFAPAPMATDAANEWEEEGEINLWSFSSVN; from the coding sequence ATGGTGAAGGGCGGCGCGCAGCTGCAGGACGCGGCggtcgacggcgccgccggcaatgcggcggcggcggcggcgaggcagcaGGGCGCCGGGAAGCGGCAGTACAAGGGCGTGCGGATGCGGAGCTGGGGCTCGTGGGTGTCGGAGATCCGGGCGCCCAACCAGAAGACGCGGATATGGCTCGGCTCCTACTccaccgccgaggccgccgcgcgcgcctacgACGCCGCGCTGCTCTGCCTCAAGGGCTCCGCCGCCGACCTCAACTTCCCCGTGCCACTCCCCTTccacatccccgccgccgccatgtcgcCCAAGTCCATCcagcgcgtcgccgccgccgcggccgccaatGCCGGCTGCAGTCCGCTgcagcccggcgccggcggcccctACTACTCTGGCGCCGCGGCCATCAACGCTACCACCCCGCCGTGCAGCTACGGCGACGCGTCGTCGGGCGCGAGCTCCCCGGAGACCGGGAACACCGGCCAGTACTACGAGATGGCGCACGACGACATCGACATGACCGGGGACGCggacctcgccgcgctcgcggACATCGAGGCCTTCTTCCAGTCGCCCAAGTGCATGGAGTACGCCATGATGGACCCATGCAGCTCCTTCTTCGCGCCAGCGCCCATGGCGACGGACGCGGCCAACGAGTGGGAGGAGGAAGGTGAGATCAACCTCTGGAGCTTCTCCTCCGTCAACTGA
- the LOC101781794 gene encoding probable E3 ubiquitin-protein ligase RHC1A, with amino-acid sequence MSTTAPAHYGGARHRTCRMYWCYQCGRALRIISYPSTDVFCPRCFGRFLHEIDAPPRPAFPPPPPHFLPNPFHPQHQYDGRPRRWVIYGGEPTTTVPGRAFRQPAPAPPRRRVPSPPPPPPVPRRPSTPPAIDPGNYFTGPNLNNLIEEITQNDRPGPAPAPSSAIDSLPTVRITAAHLSDGPQCPVCKEDFELGEAARQLPCKHAYHSDCIVPWLRLHNSCPVCRYQLPGAGGGSNGGGQAAPRGGNRNREQRDREPPTMVRWGPFSWLWPPRGLDDPDDDAWEHGRRRRQHDVADAGAFYAWWRSLFLI; translated from the exons ATGTCGACGACGGCGCCCGCGCACTacggcggcgcgcggcaccGGACGTGCCGCATGTACTGGTGCTACCAGTGCGGCCGCGCGCTCCGCATCATCTCCTACCCGTCCACCGACGTCTTCTGCCCGCGATGCTTCGGCCGCTTCCTCCACGAGAtcgacgcgccgccgcgccccgctttcccgccgccgccgccgcacttcCTCCCGAACCCGTTCCACCCGCAGCACCAGTACGACGGCCGCCCGCGACGCTGGGTCATATACGGCGGGGAGCCGACAACAACTGTACCAGGCCGCGCGTTCCGGCAGCCTGCACCGgcgccgcctcggcggcgcgtgccctcccctccgccgccgccgccggtgccgcggcggccgtcCACGCCCCCGGCCATCGACCCGGGGAACTACTTCACGGGTCCCAACCTGAACAACCTCATCGAGGAGATCACCCAGAACGACCGCCCGGGccctgcgccggcgccgtcatCGGCCATCGACTCGCTCCCGACGGTGCGGATCACAGCGGCGCACCTGTCGGACGGCCCGCAGTGCCCCGTGTGCAAGGAGGACTTCGAGCTCGGGGAGGCCGCGCGGCAGCTGCCGTGCAAGCACGCGTACCACTCCGACTGCATCGTGCCGTGGCTCCGCCTCCACAACTCCTGCCCGGTCTGCAGGTACCAGCTGCCCGGCGCAGGCGGGGGgtccaacggcggcggccaggccgcGCCTCGCGGCGGCAACAGGAACAGGGAGCAGCGGGACAGAGAGCCCCCGACGATGGTGAGGTGGGGCCCGTTCTCGTGGCTGTGGCCGCCGCGCGGGCTGGACGaccccgacgacgacgcgtGGGAGCACGGGCGCCGCCGCAGGCAGCACGACGTGGCCGACGCCGGCG CATTCTACGCTTGGTGGCGCTCTCTGTTTCTCATCTAA